One part of the Bacteroidia bacterium genome encodes these proteins:
- a CDS encoding ECF-type sigma factor: MGPNNNDTDLSLGKLFPEVYDQLKLLAHNQLFKERKDHTFNTTALVHEAYEKMESHRGNFANKSHFFALASQAMRRILVDYARKKKSEKRGGARFKITYGDHNMLLETSGDELLLINESMHRLSALNARQAQVVEYWFFGGFNHEEISKILEVSVPTVRRDWRLARAWLSREIKKEIAI, from the coding sequence ATGGGCCCTAACAACAATGATACAGATCTATCTTTGGGTAAACTTTTCCCAGAAGTATATGATCAATTAAAACTCCTTGCTCACAATCAGCTTTTTAAAGAGCGAAAAGATCACACCTTTAACACAACTGCTTTAGTACATGAGGCCTATGAAAAAATGGAGTCTCATAGAGGAAATTTTGCCAATAAAAGCCATTTCTTTGCCCTGGCGTCTCAGGCCATGCGGCGAATTCTGGTAGATTATGCCAGAAAAAAGAAGAGTGAAAAGCGAGGAGGAGCCCGATTTAAAATCACCTATGGCGATCACAATATGTTGCTTGAAACCAGTGGCGACGAACTCTTACTCATAAATGAATCCATGCATAGGCTATCCGCACTCAATGCAAGACAGGCTCAGGTCGTGGAGTACTGGTTTTTCGGAGGCTTTAATCATGAAGAGATCAGCAAAATTCTGGAGGTCTCTGTGCCGACTGTGAGAAGGGATTGGCGGCTGGCAAGAGCCTGGCTTAGCAGAGAGATTAAAAAAGAGATTGCCATATGA
- a CDS encoding kelch repeat-containing protein: MSSTLRILYLGVILLFISSSSWGQNWQSLSSASDARWLAGGLRLEDKFYVLSGFTLINNKEFIVNSLEVYDISNDAWTSLTPMPISKYETDPTEAGVTHTTNVLVSDTIWVLGGRTGKNPGPVTEEVWLYDIKTDNWSAGPDLPIPLANGYCVNIGRTLHYIGGFFNACTGMSYKHYTFDIDAWLADPVNAKWEDYRAPLPEGKAHLSVVALGGKIYAFAGELNHDCCPGSPVYPPCREDQKDGYVYDLETDVWTPLPDLPYIRSHAELNSFALDGKVYQVGSETGVTTSKTTLVYDPALGTWSEEASWEFPNTIHLPAVTVYKDSLIVSHGGNPSRGVSSTITQYTQINRSPVYELGWGKDTLDFWVYQGLSAKQKVLAWTLSAKLLANLNSETTTSWLSAPATINLDVTASKIPVEVNSSGLASGTYYSNLILSGNGEDVVDPSISVPFSPDTIVVKLTVGPSPDGVLLMEQEGSCEEIELGTTATIPVKVFTPGATPISLTASSLSDASFNLANPLPATLPANGEALVDINFSPTATGNFSPTFNINHSGSGASSSVVLNCEAIPPCVDPPNWVDVPLGTPTIPGSACQTGNIIRMSAGGNNIWSRNDEGRFFATQVSGDGEMIIKVNSATEADEDTKIGIMFRESLDDDAANVFFLINPNHYLTIQYRPGTGQGSYREIAIGYYPPHWLKLVRQGNVYTPYESEDGITWNIFNNNDIPINLNLKDTLYAGIAFTSHDENVETFAELESVSVNFSQTIFPVVLESFEGKLMDRSALLNWKVSLEENFSHYEVQRKTDYDLDYQSLGIVNAAGKSTYEFWDRDLQIGKNVYRLAMLDIDGQVEYSRTIELELDQANAFDARIINELQSLELKWYAPSIAGSIGLIDITGKHIWKKGRDFRQGARDIIPLPGLSAGYYVLEVKWEGRSQRKLVLLK, from the coding sequence ATGTCGTCTACTCTACGCATTCTCTATCTGGGAGTTATTCTCCTATTCATTTCTTCTTCTTCATGGGGCCAAAATTGGCAAAGCCTAAGCAGTGCATCTGATGCCAGATGGCTAGCAGGTGGTTTAAGATTGGAAGATAAATTTTATGTCCTTTCCGGCTTCACGCTTATCAACAACAAAGAGTTCATTGTGAATTCTCTGGAGGTCTATGATATTAGCAATGATGCATGGACTTCTCTGACTCCCATGCCGATCTCTAAGTATGAGACCGATCCTACAGAAGCTGGAGTTACTCATACAACAAATGTACTGGTTAGTGATACCATTTGGGTCTTGGGCGGAAGAACCGGAAAAAACCCGGGTCCTGTTACCGAAGAGGTCTGGCTATATGATATCAAAACAGATAATTGGAGTGCAGGTCCTGATTTGCCGATTCCGTTGGCGAATGGTTATTGTGTGAATATTGGAAGAACTTTACATTATATCGGGGGCTTTTTCAATGCGTGTACGGGCATGTCTTATAAGCATTACACCTTTGATATTGATGCCTGGCTGGCTGATCCTGTGAATGCTAAATGGGAGGATTATAGAGCTCCATTACCAGAAGGCAAAGCTCATTTAAGCGTAGTTGCCCTGGGAGGGAAAATTTATGCTTTTGCAGGCGAACTTAATCATGATTGTTGCCCCGGTTCTCCGGTTTATCCTCCTTGTCGGGAAGATCAAAAAGACGGCTATGTATACGACTTAGAAACGGATGTATGGACTCCACTTCCTGATTTGCCTTACATCCGATCTCATGCGGAATTGAACAGCTTTGCCCTGGATGGAAAAGTGTATCAGGTGGGTTCTGAAACGGGGGTAACCACTTCAAAAACTACCCTGGTATATGACCCCGCTTTAGGTACATGGTCTGAGGAAGCTAGCTGGGAATTCCCCAATACCATTCATTTGCCTGCGGTTACTGTATATAAAGATAGTTTGATTGTTTCGCATGGAGGAAATCCTTCCCGAGGTGTATCCTCTACTATTACGCAATATACCCAGATTAACCGCTCACCAGTCTATGAATTGGGCTGGGGGAAAGATACCCTGGACTTCTGGGTCTATCAGGGTTTATCAGCCAAACAAAAGGTACTGGCATGGACACTTTCTGCTAAACTTTTAGCCAATCTTAATTCGGAAACAACTACTTCCTGGTTATCTGCTCCGGCAACTATTAATTTGGATGTAACAGCTTCAAAGATTCCCGTAGAAGTGAATAGCTCAGGCCTTGCTTCAGGAACATATTATAGCAATTTGATTCTGAGTGGAAATGGTGAAGATGTAGTAGATCCTTCCATAAGTGTTCCTTTCAGCCCGGATACCATTGTAGTAAAGTTGACGGTTGGTCCTTCTCCGGATGGCGTACTTCTGATGGAGCAGGAAGGCAGCTGTGAAGAAATAGAATTGGGGACTACAGCTACTATACCTGTTAAGGTATTTACCCCGGGTGCCACGCCTATTTCTCTGACTGCTTCATCTTTGTCAGATGCAAGTTTTAATCTGGCTAATCCCCTGCCTGCTACGCTCCCTGCAAATGGAGAAGCGCTTGTGGATATAAACTTTAGCCCTACAGCGACGGGAAATTTTTCTCCAACTTTCAATATCAATCATTCAGGTAGCGGTGCTAGTTCCAGTGTCGTCCTGAATTGTGAAGCGATACCGCCTTGTGTAGATCCTCCCAATTGGGTGGATGTTCCACTGGGTACGCCAACTATCCCCGGCAGCGCCTGTCAGACTGGTAACATAATTCGGATGTCAGCTGGCGGTAATAATATCTGGAGCAGAAATGATGAAGGAAGATTTTTTGCCACTCAGGTAAGTGGAGATGGGGAAATGATTATCAAAGTAAATTCTGCAACTGAAGCTGATGAAGACACAAAAATCGGGATCATGTTCCGGGAAAGTCTGGACGATGATGCTGCCAATGTATTCTTTTTGATAAACCCCAATCACTATTTGACGATTCAATACAGGCCGGGAACCGGACAAGGATCTTATCGGGAGATTGCCATTGGCTATTATCCCCCTCACTGGTTGAAGCTCGTTCGCCAAGGCAATGTTTATACCCCTTATGAATCTGAAGACGGAATTACCTGGAACATTTTCAATAATAATGATATTCCTATCAACCTTAACCTTAAGGATACTCTTTATGCTGGGATCGCTTTTACCAGTCATGATGAGAATGTAGAAACCTTTGCGGAACTTGAGTCTGTCTCGGTCAATTTCAGCCAGACTATCTTTCCGGTAGTATTGGAGTCTTTCGAAGGAAAACTCATGGATAGATCAGCGCTTCTTAATTGGAAGGTCAGCCTGGAAGAAAACTTCTCGCATTATGAAGTTCAGAGAAAAACAGATTACGATCTGGATTATCAATCTCTTGGCATCGTAAACGCAGCAGGAAAATCGACATACGAATTTTGGGACAGAGACCTTCAGATCGGAAAAAATGTTTATCGCCTTGCCATGTTAGATATAGATGGCCAGGTCGAATATAGTCGTACAATTGAGCTGGAACTGGATCAGGCAAATGCGTTTGATGCCCGCATTATCAATGAGCTACAATCTTTGGAATTAAAGTGGTATGCTCCATCAATTGCCGGTAGCATTGGATTAATAGATATCACCGGAAAGCATATTTGGAAGAAAGGTAGGGATTTTAGGCAGGGAGCTCGGGATATTATTCCCCTTCCCGGTCTTTCAGCAGGTTATTATGTCCTTGAAGTAAAATGGGAAGGAAGGTCTCAACGAAAGTTGGTTTTACTGAAATAA
- a CDS encoding formylglycine-generating enzyme family protein — translation MNLISKAVFFLGLVLTSLCLSLYGQESADLEIREDTITGTDVTFKLVHIPAGSFMMGSPEGEVKREADEGPQKEVKVEAFWMGMYEVTFDEYDIFRDREKDQDITHADGRVYEADGASRPSPPYEDPTFGMGKYGFPAGSMTQYAALKYCKWLYDKTGIFYRLPTEAEWEYACRAGTTTAYSFGDDATEIGDYAWYYENSDGSYHKVGEKKPNAWGLYDMLGNVGEWTLDQYQADFISNMEAGTESPWARPTKLHPRTVKGGSYDDDPEYLRSAERLESSMNWKRRDPQLPKSFWWNTDSPFIGFRIIRPAVQPSEEEIKKFWKMTLDE, via the coding sequence ATGAATCTGATAAGCAAAGCCGTATTTTTTCTGGGACTGGTACTGACCAGTTTGTGTTTGAGCCTATATGGGCAAGAATCAGCTGATCTTGAGATCAGAGAGGATACAATAACCGGAACAGATGTTACCTTTAAATTGGTGCATATACCTGCGGGTAGTTTTATGATGGGAAGTCCTGAAGGTGAAGTGAAGCGAGAAGCGGATGAGGGACCTCAAAAAGAGGTAAAAGTGGAAGCCTTTTGGATGGGGATGTATGAAGTTACCTTTGACGAATACGATATATTCAGAGATCGTGAGAAAGATCAGGACATCACCCATGCTGATGGGAGAGTTTATGAAGCAGATGGAGCTTCTCGTCCAAGTCCTCCATATGAGGATCCTACTTTTGGTATGGGGAAATACGGATTTCCTGCAGGCTCGATGACCCAATATGCTGCCTTGAAGTATTGTAAATGGTTGTATGACAAAACCGGCATTTTTTACCGACTTCCAACGGAAGCCGAATGGGAATATGCCTGTCGAGCCGGAACTACAACTGCTTATTCTTTTGGAGATGATGCTACAGAAATAGGAGACTATGCCTGGTATTATGAAAATAGCGATGGAAGCTATCATAAAGTTGGCGAAAAGAAACCCAATGCCTGGGGATTATATGATATGTTGGGAAATGTTGGTGAATGGACCCTGGATCAATACCAGGCTGACTTTATTAGCAATATGGAGGCAGGAACGGAATCTCCCTGGGCCAGGCCTACAAAATTGCATCCGCGTACAGTTAAGGGAGGAAGCTATGATGATGATCCGGAATATTTACGTTCGGCCGAAAGATTGGAATCTTCCATGAACTGGAAAAGAAGAGATCCTCAATTGCCCAAAAGTTTCTGGTGGAATACGGATTCTCCTTTTATTGGATTTCGTATCATTCGCCCGGCGGTCCAACCATCTGAAGAAGAAATTAAAAAATTCTGGAAGATGACTTTGGACGAATAA
- a CDS encoding YceI family protein, which produces MKKLIASILTTFFFLTAIHAQGSYAFAEGSEVKVDGSSTVSDWSVPVKQLEGKMALSEGFSGKEGEEVKDILIVMEVKSMEGRGPDMNEKIFKAFKAEEFPQIIFESASAKCMQTSEGSFKLSSTGSLKMAGQSKEIVLLLEGKKAEKGFEFWGSHTLDMTAYGMEPPTAFFGSLEVEKEVTVIFKILVNT; this is translated from the coding sequence GTGAAAAAGTTAATTGCTAGTATTCTAACTACATTCTTTTTTCTTACTGCCATCCATGCGCAAGGAAGCTATGCCTTTGCTGAAGGATCTGAAGTCAAGGTTGACGGAAGCTCTACGGTCAGCGACTGGTCAGTTCCGGTAAAGCAATTGGAAGGCAAAATGGCCTTGAGTGAAGGCTTTAGTGGTAAGGAGGGAGAGGAAGTCAAAGACATCCTCATTGTAATGGAGGTCAAAAGTATGGAAGGAAGAGGACCAGATATGAATGAGAAGATCTTCAAGGCTTTTAAAGCCGAAGAATTCCCACAGATTATTTTTGAGTCTGCTTCAGCCAAATGCATGCAAACAAGTGAAGGAAGCTTCAAGCTTTCCAGTACAGGTAGCCTGAAAATGGCTGGTCAAAGTAAAGAAATTGTCCTTTTGCTTGAAGGTAAAAAAGCAGAAAAAGGCTTTGAGTTCTGGGGGAGCCATACGCTGGATATGACGGCTTATGGAATGGAACCTCCAACGGCTTTCTTTGGAAGTCTGGAAGTAGAAAAAGAAGTAACTGTAATTTTTAAAATACTGGTAAATACATGA
- a CDS encoding DUF1080 domain-containing protein, translated as MLRLLILIAICSLGFSGLYGQDWKRDKQDPRATELWEPVPPKVTPGEGTAAPSDAIVLFDGSSLDGWETTNGKAAGWSLEDGAMTVKRGTGSIRTKQGFGSCQLHIEWRSPTEIVGEGQGRGNSGVFLMSTYEVQVLDSYESRTYSNGQAGSVYKQFIPLVNATKAPGEWQTYDIIFMAPIFNEKGAVIRPASVTVLHNGVLVQNHSVLRGHTPYKGLPAYTKHADKLPIMLQDHGNPVSYRNIWIREL; from the coding sequence ATGTTGAGACTACTTATACTTATCGCCATTTGTTCTCTGGGTTTTTCCGGTCTTTATGGACAGGATTGGAAAAGGGACAAACAAGATCCACGCGCTACAGAATTGTGGGAACCCGTTCCTCCTAAAGTAACTCCCGGTGAAGGCACTGCTGCCCCTTCGGATGCAATTGTATTATTTGATGGAAGTAGTTTGGACGGCTGGGAAACCACAAATGGGAAAGCTGCCGGATGGAGCCTGGAAGATGGTGCCATGACAGTGAAAAGAGGAACTGGGAGCATTCGCACAAAGCAGGGATTTGGTAGTTGTCAATTGCATATCGAGTGGAGGTCTCCTACTGAGATTGTAGGAGAAGGTCAGGGAAGAGGCAATAGTGGGGTTTTTCTCATGAGTACCTATGAAGTACAGGTCCTGGACTCCTATGAAAGCCGCACCTATTCCAATGGACAGGCTGGTAGTGTTTACAAACAATTTATTCCCCTGGTAAATGCCACGAAAGCTCCGGGAGAATGGCAGACCTATGATATTATCTTCATGGCTCCTATTTTCAATGAGAAAGGAGCCGTAATCAGGCCCGCATCTGTAACGGTACTTCATAATGGAGTTCTGGTTCAGAACCATTCTGTATTGAGAGGCCATACTCCTTATAAAGGTTTGCCTGCATACACCAAGCATGCTGACAAACTTCCCATTATGCTGCAGGATCATGGAAATCCGGTGAGCTATAGAAATATCTGGATAAGAGAATTATAA
- a CDS encoding alpha/beta fold hydrolase yields the protein MRAAQLIFYIFLLFSISCKETASEDEQSTKQKKEIDSGTIEHQGASIYYRSIGKGEPILVVHGGPGMDHSYFLPHMDELADSYRLIYFDQRAAGKSSYDLDSSQMNMQLMVEDIEAIRQHFSLEKVNILAHSWGGLLAMWYAKTYPDRLKRLILVNTVAANKSYEATAAENLQKRRLEADALALQELMQSDAFKNQEEEAFLKVFKLNFAPSFFHREYLDSLQLFFPEAYRERQGKLMYLLPDLQAYDLYEELSKIKAPTLLLHGDVDATPLAAIERIAEQIEASQLSVLSQCGHFPFIEAKAAFRNSIDGFMKP from the coding sequence ATGAGAGCCGCTCAATTAATATTTTATATTTTCCTCCTCTTCTCAATTTCCTGCAAAGAAACTGCTTCTGAGGATGAGCAATCCACAAAACAGAAAAAGGAGATAGATAGTGGAACTATAGAACATCAAGGAGCTTCTATTTATTATCGGAGTATAGGAAAAGGAGAACCCATTCTGGTGGTTCACGGCGGTCCGGGTATGGATCATTCTTATTTTCTCCCCCATATGGATGAATTGGCCGATTCCTATCGTCTCATTTATTTTGACCAAAGAGCAGCGGGTAAGTCATCTTATGATCTTGACAGCAGTCAGATGAATATGCAGCTCATGGTGGAAGATATAGAAGCCATCAGGCAACATTTTTCTTTGGAGAAAGTGAATATCCTCGCTCATTCCTGGGGAGGCTTATTAGCGATGTGGTATGCAAAAACTTATCCCGACCGCTTAAAGCGTTTGATCCTGGTAAATACAGTTGCTGCAAATAAGTCCTATGAAGCTACAGCTGCGGAGAATCTCCAAAAAAGGAGGCTCGAAGCGGATGCCTTGGCCCTGCAAGAGCTTATGCAGAGTGATGCATTTAAAAATCAGGAGGAAGAAGCCTTTTTAAAGGTTTTCAAGCTAAATTTTGCCCCCTCCTTCTTTCATCGGGAATACCTGGATAGCCTGCAATTATTTTTCCCGGAAGCTTATAGAGAAAGGCAAGGGAAACTGATGTATCTCCTCCCAGACCTACAAGCTTATGATCTATATGAAGAATTATCAAAAATTAAGGCACCTACCCTATTGCTTCATGGTGACGTAGATGCCACTCCTCTCGCTGCTATCGAAAGAATTGCAGAGCAGATTGAAGCTTCGCAGCTCAGCGTACTTTCCCAATGCGGGCATTTCCCATTCATCGAGGCAAAAGCTGCATTTAGAAACAGTATCGATGGATTTATGAAACCTTAG
- a CDS encoding phage holin family protein, with amino-acid sequence MKILYQASKWAKINPISARLLITFATIISVGIHYYGGLYLFAHDIIFPYPLAVIFSLISISGILLYPRKKTFKAGSSRNFRKRKALDFLIFFCGALMVVFLANRRAAEVWTDPELSINTEQLDSQSEHSSIHFTSSVHPKNLEEAPSSLTPKELRKQMKKQFKELRKLIKTELKDLKARRKKGETGTGAKVLLTILTIALAIGLGMLVVALACSVSCNGNETLGAVILIIGWAGILFLAFYFIKRIFSSDGPRPRPPKPEDSSYPY; translated from the coding sequence ATGAAAATCCTATACCAGGCATCTAAATGGGCAAAAATCAATCCGATAAGCGCCCGATTACTTATAACCTTTGCGACCATCATTAGTGTAGGGATCCATTATTATGGAGGCCTTTATCTATTTGCCCATGATATCATTTTCCCATATCCTCTGGCTGTCATTTTCAGTTTAATTTCAATAAGTGGAATTCTGCTTTATCCACGTAAAAAGACTTTCAAAGCTGGATCAAGTAGAAATTTCAGAAAAAGAAAAGCCCTCGACTTTTTGATCTTCTTTTGTGGGGCTCTTATGGTCGTCTTTCTGGCCAATCGAAGAGCTGCTGAAGTCTGGACAGATCCGGAACTTTCTATAAATACCGAACAGCTAGATTCGCAGAGTGAACATTCAAGTATTCATTTTACTTCCAGCGTCCATCCAAAGAATCTGGAAGAAGCTCCCAGCTCTTTGACTCCCAAAGAGCTGAGAAAACAAATGAAGAAACAATTCAAGGAATTGAGGAAACTGATCAAAACAGAATTAAAAGACCTCAAAGCCAGAAGAAAGAAAGGAGAAACCGGTACTGGAGCAAAAGTTCTGCTGACGATATTGACCATTGCTTTGGCGATAGGCCTGGGGATGCTGGTTGTAGCTTTGGCTTGTAGTGTATCCTGTAATGGAAATGAAACCCTGGGGGCTGTCATTCTAATCATCGGTTGGGCAGGAATTCTCTTCCTGGCTTTTTACTTCATTAAGAGGATCTTCTCTTCCGATGGACCTCGACCCCGTCCACCCAAACCCGAGGATAGTTCGTATCCATATTAA
- a CDS encoding amidohydrolase codes for MKRLLFISSLFILPLLIAMDSEPERMDKLKDLVDKEVPAIEKLYKHLHSHPELSLHEQESGKTLAEHVRKLGYEVTENVGGHGVVAMLKNGEGPTVLIRTDTDALPINEQTPIEWASKVTAKTDDGLESGVMHACGHDMHMAVWAGTAKTLIEMKDSWKGTLMMIAQPAEEIGAGAKAMLEDGLYERFGVPDYGIALHCNAKMETGTIGYCPGYALASVDMVSLKIFGEGGHGAYPHTTVDPVVLASTIIMDLQTIISRNVTPTDAGVVTVGAIHGGTRGNIIPDQVELQLTLRSYKKEVRDQMLKRIKEICDGNAMAFGLPPEKYPEMDFTFNSTPATYNDPSLVEKTLPGFIEALGKDKVIQTPPVMGGEDFSQFHNTKEKVPTFMFNLGTVEADRMKKMEEEGHVPGLHSPFYYPDPTESIRTGITAMSAGVMEIMKK; via the coding sequence ATGAAGCGACTACTATTCATATCCTCCCTATTCATTTTGCCTCTCCTGATTGCGATGGACTCTGAGCCAGAACGCATGGATAAACTGAAAGATTTGGTTGACAAGGAAGTTCCGGCAATTGAGAAACTCTACAAGCATCTCCATTCCCATCCCGAATTATCTTTGCACGAGCAAGAAAGTGGAAAGACATTGGCGGAGCATGTTCGCAAATTAGGCTATGAGGTTACGGAAAATGTGGGAGGCCATGGCGTAGTTGCTATGTTGAAAAATGGGGAAGGTCCTACCGTTTTGATCAGAACCGATACAGATGCCTTACCCATCAATGAACAAACTCCTATAGAATGGGCTAGTAAAGTTACAGCCAAGACTGATGACGGTTTGGAGAGTGGAGTCATGCATGCTTGCGGACATGATATGCATATGGCAGTATGGGCAGGTACGGCAAAAACCCTTATAGAAATGAAAGATTCCTGGAAGGGAACCCTGATGATGATAGCCCAACCAGCGGAAGAGATTGGTGCGGGAGCCAAAGCCATGCTGGAGGATGGTTTATATGAAAGATTTGGCGTACCGGATTACGGAATTGCCCTTCACTGCAATGCAAAAATGGAAACAGGTACTATTGGATATTGTCCCGGTTATGCGTTGGCAAGTGTAGATATGGTAAGTTTAAAGATTTTTGGAGAAGGAGGACACGGGGCTTACCCGCATACAACGGTTGATCCCGTAGTATTAGCTTCCACCATTATCATGGATTTACAGACCATCATCTCAAGAAATGTTACCCCCACGGATGCTGGCGTGGTTACAGTTGGCGCTATACATGGAGGTACACGTGGAAACATCATTCCTGATCAGGTAGAGTTACAGCTCACCCTTCGTTCTTATAAAAAGGAGGTTCGAGATCAGATGCTCAAAAGAATCAAAGAAATTTGTGATGGAAATGCCATGGCCTTTGGACTTCCACCAGAAAAATATCCCGAGATGGATTTCACCTTTAATTCTACACCTGCTACCTATAATGATCCCAGCCTGGTTGAAAAGACCTTACCTGGATTTATCGAAGCGCTAGGGAAAGATAAAGTGATCCAGACGCCCCCTGTAATGGGTGGAGAAGATTTCTCTCAATTCCACAATACAAAAGAAAAGGTTCCGACTTTTATGTTTAATCTCGGAACGGTAGAAGCTGACAGAATGAAAAAGATGGAAGAAGAAGGACATGTACCCGGTTTGCATTCTCCCTTTTACTATCCCGATCCCACAGAAAGCATCCGAACAGGCATTACGGCTATGAGTGCTGGAGTAATGGAGATTATGAAGAAATAG
- a CDS encoding DUF6702 family protein, whose amino-acid sequence MKLILGLFYLSLFLSPEHAFYVSITDISYQENKQDLEVQIKIFTDDLEDAVRSTLGKIVKLQDGINEEEASLVHQYLLEKVEILMDGKAPDIRMHSCQIEGDAVFSIYRGKMDFRPKVIDISNTILIDLFPTQNNIIRLKGSAASGLLKLDKKKTSGIIAF is encoded by the coding sequence ATGAAGCTAATATTAGGCCTTTTCTATTTATCACTCTTCTTATCTCCTGAACATGCCTTTTATGTCAGTATAACTGATATTTCCTATCAGGAAAATAAGCAGGACCTTGAGGTGCAGATCAAAATTTTTACAGATGATCTGGAAGATGCTGTTCGTTCTACTTTGGGAAAGATCGTTAAGCTTCAGGATGGAATTAATGAGGAAGAAGCTTCTTTAGTTCATCAATACCTCCTGGAGAAAGTAGAAATTCTTATGGACGGGAAAGCTCCAGATATCCGTATGCATTCTTGTCAAATAGAAGGAGATGCTGTTTTCTCCATTTATAGAGGCAAGATGGATTTCAGACCTAAAGTGATCGATATTTCCAATACCATCCTTATTGATCTTTTTCCCACCCAGAACAATATCATTCGGCTCAAAGGAAGCGCAGCCAGCGGTCTTTTGAAACTGGATAAAAAGAAAACTTCTGGAATTATAGCTTTTTAA
- a CDS encoding M20/M25/M40 family metallo-hydrolase translates to MKIATLKLNLLGILLLAGFSCQNAPRNAPSSHLNEEDLKVIRSIFDEALANGNGYVWMEELCKDIGPRLSGSEEAANAVSWGKALMEELKFDKVFLQDVMVPHWERGKKEHARIVGGDELAVLAIGGSVATPPEGLQSEVVEVFSLDEVDDLGESGVKGKIVFYNRAFDQRNINTGAGYGGVVDQRSQGASRAAKYGASAIIMRSASSAFDDAPHTGALRYAEDQDKIPAAALGVQSAIKLAKALKDDPGLKLELAIHSQWFEDAPSHNVVGELQGSISDKIITVGGHLDSWDVGEGAHDDAAGCIHSIEALHILKKLDIKPKHTIRAVLFMNEENGTRGGQKYSDLAQENQEKHLIAIESDAGGFSPRGFGLSGPDDMLERFRSWLPLFPQNTISYINKGGGGVDVGPIHRDMEVPMMGLNVDPQRTFDYHHSETDVFETVNRRELLLGSASLAAIIYLIDKYEK, encoded by the coding sequence ATGAAAATTGCTACACTCAAACTCAATTTATTGGGGATACTTCTACTAGCTGGCTTTTCCTGCCAAAATGCTCCCAGAAACGCTCCTTCCTCCCATCTTAATGAAGAAGATTTAAAAGTGATTCGATCCATCTTCGATGAAGCGCTGGCGAATGGAAACGGATATGTCTGGATGGAAGAATTGTGTAAAGATATAGGTCCCAGGTTGAGTGGGTCAGAAGAAGCTGCTAATGCCGTAAGCTGGGGAAAAGCCTTGATGGAAGAATTGAAGTTTGACAAAGTTTTCCTCCAGGACGTCATGGTTCCCCATTGGGAGCGAGGCAAAAAGGAGCATGCAAGGATTGTGGGGGGAGATGAATTAGCCGTTCTGGCAATTGGAGGTTCTGTTGCAACTCCTCCGGAAGGTTTACAGTCGGAAGTAGTAGAAGTCTTTTCTTTAGATGAAGTCGATGATTTGGGAGAAAGCGGAGTAAAAGGAAAAATCGTCTTTTACAATAGAGCTTTCGATCAAAGAAATATCAATACAGGAGCCGGATATGGCGGGGTTGTAGATCAAAGATCGCAAGGGGCATCCCGAGCTGCTAAATATGGAGCAAGTGCGATTATCATGAGGTCTGCCAGCTCTGCATTTGATGATGCCCCTCATACAGGTGCTTTGCGTTATGCAGAGGATCAGGATAAGATTCCAGCTGCTGCCCTCGGTGTACAATCAGCTATAAAATTGGCCAAAGCCCTGAAAGATGATCCGGGACTCAAACTTGAACTGGCTATCCATAGTCAATGGTTTGAGGATGCGCCTTCTCATAATGTAGTCGGTGAACTCCAGGGTTCGATTTCCGACAAGATTATAACCGTAGGTGGACATCTGGATAGTTGGGATGTAGGAGAAGGTGCACACGATGATGCCGCCGGATGTATCCATTCTATAGAAGCTCTTCACATATTGAAAAAGCTCGATATCAAGCCCAAACATACAATCCGCGCTGTCTTGTTTATGAATGAGGAAAATGGTACACGCGGAGGACAAAAGTATTCGGACCTGGCTCAAGAAAATCAGGAGAAACATCTTATCGCTATTGAAAGTGATGCAGGAGGATTCAGTCCCAGAGGATTTGGCCTTTCTGGTCCGGATGATATGCTGGAGCGATTCAGATCCTGGTTGCCTTTATTCCCCCAAAATACCATCAGTTATATCAATAAAGGAGGAGGAGGAGTTGATGTGGGTCCTATCCATCGAGATATGGAGGTTCCTATGATGGGATTAAATGTAGATCCTCAAAGAACCTTCGACTATCATCATTCGGAGACGGACGTATTTGAAACCGTAAACAGACGGGAACTTCTATTGGGTTCTGCTTCCCTGGCAGCTATCATTTACCTTATAGATAAATATGAGAAGTAG